A stretch of Paenibacillus peoriae DNA encodes these proteins:
- a CDS encoding SGNH/GDSL hydrolase family protein: MNKKNVRKVRALWGFMILLIVIGAIGLHLHSKQNSDDNEPRGKDSSLYNLDAMQPAAQKPGASSTSGEQAQPSASLNGEGVTMIGDSVTVGIEPYLKEQLPNMTVDGKIGRQMSQAVKVINELATQGKLGDQVIIELGTNGPFSRDQLHDVLQSLSGARQVILLTTRVPKGWQNTVNDTIAQVADEFSNVSVVDWYSASVGKDEYFYRDGVHLKPGGSRYYTSLLVAALQKS; this comes from the coding sequence ATGAACAAAAAAAATGTCAGAAAAGTGAGGGCATTATGGGGTTTTATGATTCTTCTTATCGTCATAGGAGCCATAGGCCTCCATCTACATTCAAAGCAAAATTCGGATGATAACGAACCACGCGGCAAGGATTCTTCTCTATACAATCTTGATGCGATGCAGCCTGCTGCACAAAAGCCTGGGGCTTCCAGTACCAGCGGAGAACAAGCTCAACCATCCGCGTCCTTAAACGGCGAGGGCGTCACGATGATTGGAGATTCGGTTACGGTCGGAATTGAGCCTTATTTAAAAGAGCAGCTTCCGAATATGACGGTAGACGGCAAGATTGGCCGGCAGATGTCTCAAGCTGTAAAAGTCATTAATGAATTAGCCACCCAAGGCAAACTGGGAGACCAAGTCATTATCGAACTCGGCACCAATGGTCCGTTTAGCAGAGACCAACTGCACGACGTACTGCAATCCCTTTCTGGAGCCAGACAGGTAATCTTGCTCACCACCCGGGTTCCGAAAGGATGGCAAAACACGGTGAATGACACGATTGCACAGGTTGCCGATGAGTTTAGCAACGTCAGCGTGGTGGACTGGTATTCGGCCAGTGTAGGCAAAGATGAATACTTTTATAGAGATGGCGTCCATTTAAAACCAGGGGGTAGCCGATATTACACTTCACTCCTCGTAGCAGCCTTGCAAAAATCTTAA
- a CDS encoding LCP family protein, translating to MTQRKKRILIVTLLLVVAAVSFIFYYFFSIYKGLEGFNKAPANSPFINVSTDNTEALEAPAWEGTEPVNILLMGVDARGSDKGEVPRSDSMMVVSLNPTDKHIHVFSILRDTYTDIPGYGKNRINTAVTHGPDTAMKAVSELLGVPVHFYVYTDFQGFIKLVDSVGGLDFYVEKDMYYESKADLHEYDINLKQGQQHFNGKTALQYVRFRHDAMSDYSRTERQREFITALAEKVKTTTSIMKLPSILEEISPYIDTNLSVSDMWNLASVGYQSTLKGNEQIPPMKLLKETYVGKAAVLDVKSRTDLKQFVQSTINSDASHSMTDNPSGQKTDLE from the coding sequence ATGACACAGAGGAAAAAGAGGATATTAATTGTAACATTGTTACTTGTGGTCGCTGCTGTAAGCTTTATTTTTTATTATTTCTTTTCGATTTACAAAGGGCTGGAAGGATTTAATAAGGCTCCGGCAAACTCCCCGTTCATTAATGTAAGCACCGATAATACCGAAGCTCTGGAAGCTCCAGCATGGGAGGGAACTGAGCCTGTCAATATTTTGCTGATGGGTGTGGATGCCCGTGGAAGCGACAAGGGCGAGGTACCCAGATCCGACAGCATGATGGTTGTTTCGTTGAATCCTACCGATAAGCATATCCATGTGTTTTCGATTTTGCGTGACACTTATACGGATATTCCCGGATACGGCAAAAACCGAATCAACACGGCTGTTACGCATGGGCCGGATACGGCGATGAAAGCAGTCAGTGAATTGCTGGGGGTGCCTGTTCATTTTTATGTATATACCGATTTCCAGGGGTTTATTAAACTCGTGGACTCTGTAGGCGGACTCGATTTTTATGTCGAAAAGGATATGTACTATGAAAGCAAGGCCGATCTGCATGAGTACGATATTAATTTAAAGCAGGGACAGCAGCATTTCAACGGCAAAACGGCGCTTCAATATGTTCGTTTTCGTCATGATGCCATGTCCGATTATTCCAGAACAGAAAGACAGCGCGAATTTATTACGGCATTAGCCGAGAAGGTCAAAACAACGACTTCCATTATGAAGCTTCCTTCCATTCTAGAGGAAATCAGTCCGTATATCGATACCAATTTGTCAGTCTCCGATATGTGGAATTTGGCTTCGGTAGGGTATCAAAGTACGTTAAAGGGAAATGAACAAATACCGCCAATGAAGCTATTAAAAGAAACTTATGTGGGCAAAGCAGCTGTTCTGGATGTAAAAAGTCGAACTGATTTGAAGCAATTTGTGCAAAGTACCATAAACTCCGACGCTTCTCATTCGATGACAGACAATCCTTCCGGGCAGAAAACAGATCTTGAATAG